The genome window aagacaacactaataactacaacataaaacaacaagatcaacaaaagggaataaatatttttttaaaaaataataaatggggaaatagatataaaaataatagtcgaGGGGAgcggggataaaaaaaaaaaaataaaaaaaaaaataatagtcgaaccatatctgtgacctggggagaccatcacagtttccaatggagggaatgggaacacacaactctggtggtgggaaccgtgtcaAATTGCACCCCTGTtgttttgtaatttaaaaaaagaaattattatctttatttattggatagagactgccagaaatcaagagggaggagggtgatagagagacagaggcacctgcagctctgcttcaccactcataaagctttccccctgcaggtggggaccggggcctcaaactcggttccttgtgcattgtactacatgtgcttaaccaggtgcgccaccacccgacccctgttttgtaattttttaaatcactaataaaaatttaaaaatcaaaaagaaggaaagaaagacaaggagCCAATTCTCAGGAGGCAGCACCCAGCTCAGACCCACAGCCCCCTCTCTACTGTGGCACCCCCGGGGTCCCAAGTGTAATCTCAGGctgtgtctctcccccacccagatcACCACTATCTGGAATGTAAACCTGGTGAAGCTGCTCCAGAGCCTGTACACACTGGGGCTACCCGTGGACTCCAAGGAGTTGCAGTCGGTAGAGCAAGAAGTCCGCTGGCGCACGCGCAGGCTCAAGTACAAGCACCTGGCCTTCCTGGCCGAGTCCTGCGTCTTGCACACACAGGAGGAGAGTCCCCGGGAGCTGCTGGCTGATCTGCTGCTGCAACTGGAGCGACGTTGGGCTGAGATTGAGGACACCCGCACACTGGTCACCATCCTAACAAAGACGGGCCACCTCTCCAAGCCGCTGATGAACCGCCTGGAGGACAAGGTAGCGAGGCTGAGAGCAGGCTCCCCATGCCTGGAGCAAGGGGGCCTCTGGAGAAGGGGTGCAGGGGAGCTGGAGTCCAGGCTTAGCATTCAGCACCACTCTGCTGCTATGGTGATGAGTGATCCTGATTCCTCAGGCATCAAGCAGAGCCTGGGCTTCTCTCCTTTATCCTGCAGAATAGCCCTGTTCCCATCACTGAGAGGCAGCTAGGCCAGTTTCTGGCTATTACTTCCTAGAGACGCCGTACACACcttacccccaaccccaccccacttgGCCCACATCTGCTGTTCCTGGGCCTGGGCTGGATGCAGGCAGGACCTGCACAGACAGCACTCAGGTCGAGGGAGCTCAGGCCTGGTTGCTGTCTCACAGGGGCCACAATACATGAGACCACTGGCCCCTGGGCTGCCAAGCTGACCTCTGCTGGCTGTGGTTGACAGTGCCTGGAGCTGGTGGAGCAGTTTGGCCCTGAAGAGCTGCGGAAGGTGCTGGTAACCCTGGCGACTCAGAACCGACGCTCGGTGCCCCTGCTGCGGGCCATCTCTTACCACCTGGTCCAGAAACCCTTCAGCTTAACCAAAAGTGTACTTCTGGACCTGGCCTTTGCCTACGGTAAGTCCTGGGAACAGGGACAGGGGAGGCTTTCTGGCCCAGAAGGCTATCACAGCCACACTGAGTCGTGCACCTCCAGGAAACATTTGAGACAGGGAGTGGGGGGTCACTGGGGGCCagcctgctgccccccccccccccccccgtaagccCCGGGCTCTGCTCTTTCTCGAAGGCAAACTCAACTTCCACCAGACCCAGGTGTTCCAGCGCCTGGCTGCTGACCTACTGCCCCACGTACCCAACATGATGCCCAGCGAGGTCGTCCGCTGTGCCAAGTCATTCTCCCTCCTTAAGTGGCTCAACCTACCCCTGTTCGAGGCCTTTGCCCAGGTGAGCTCAGGTGGGCACCAAACCCCTAGTTCAGGAAGCCAGATCCCGGTGACCTCATTATTGGAGCGAGGAGCCTGCGTGCTCCTCTGGCCTTCGAGGGTAGAAGCTGAAGTTGCCCTCCCAAAAATGAGCTGTGGTTGCTGTGCAGAGCTGAGCTACTGCTTCCCagagagttttgtttgtttgtttttaagatattattttatttattagaaagatgagaggagagagaaagaatgaaacaatactctggtacacgtgctgccaggagttgaactgaggacttcaggcttgagagtccaatgccttacccactgcaccatctcctggaccactgagggcagggtcctatggtcCAACTCCTCTGTGAGTGACCACTGTCAGGCAGATGGCATCTGGGTACAGTACCTGGTCCTGGTGGGATGCCTGCCCAAACACTGGACTCTTCTCATCTGCCACCCAGCACATGCTCAACAGAGCCCCGAGCCTAACCCTGCCACACCTGTGCAACATACTCCTGTCTTTTGCCCGTCTCAACTTCCATCCCGAACAAGAGGACCAGTTCTTCAGCCTGGTAATGGCCAccatgtccccagtccctgtcctctACCCTGTGGACTGTTGTCCTACTTTCTGGGCACCAGCTCAGGACttgggtgggagagggagggcaaggtttgagcccctagagaTTGTCTCTGCTGGCTCCCTCAGTGCCCTGCTGGGCTCAGGCCTCAGTGCCTTGGGAGTTGCTCCCCAACTTCAGCTGGGGACACGTGCAGCCACTGATCAGGGTTgcttccccctcccacccctaccaGGTACACAAGGAGCTGGAGGTGGGGCTGGCAGACCTGAGCCCAGCCCTGCAGGTAGATGTGGTATGGTCCCTGTGCATCCTACAGCAGGTGCGTGAGGCTGAGCTGCAAGCCGTGCTCTGCCCGGAGCTTCATGGCCAGTTTCTAGGTGAGGGGTACAGACTGGCCTTCCCCCCTGCTGCAGCTGGGGCAGGCTTACCCCAACATGTGCTTCTTCTCCGCCCTCCCACAGCGGCTCTCCCGCAGACCCTCTGCTGCTTCCTGACCCAAGGGTGAGGGAGCACACCTCTGCACAGTCTCCAGTGTCCCTGCGTCCTGTTCCCCCCACCCTCTTCTCCCCTAGACAACAAGTCGCCACAGGATCAGAGTACATTCCAGAAGCTGCTCCACATcaacgccactgcctggctggaGCACCCCGAGTACACGGGCCCCCTTTTGCCAACCGTAGCCTTGGCTTCCAGCACTGTGGCGTCTGACAGGAAGGTTACCCCCTTGGAGAGGGAGCTGCAGGACACACTGAAGGAGCTCATGGGTAACACCcgaaatggtgacttcacggtGGCCACGCAGTACGGCTGGGTCCTGGGTGAGTACCCTCACCCACccgccctccttcctccctcggTGGCTGGATACCAGGCTCTCCCATGGGCAGCAGTGTGGCTGTAGCTCTTCACACTCTaggtctctgtccccatccccagggCCTTTCTGCCCACTTGGTCTCTGGGGATTTACCCTAGTATATTtctaccccctcacccccaccccacagatgCCGAGGTGCTGCTGGACGCAGACGGTCATTTCCTGCCCTTGAGAGACTTTATGGCCCCTCACCTCACCCAGCCATCTGGGAGCCAGCCACTGCCCCCTGGGGCTAAGAGGTAGGAGCACAAAGCTGGCCTCCCTGGATGTCCCTCCCACCCAAGGCCGGTGAACCGTCTGCCCACAGCCCATTTTCCCCTACAGGCTGGCCTTCCTTCGCTGGGAGTTCCCCAACTTCAACAGCCGCAGCAAAAACCTGCTGGGACGCTTCGTGCTAGCCCGGCGCCACTTGCTGGCCGCTGGCTTCCTGGTGGT of Erinaceus europaeus chromosome 14, mEriEur2.1, whole genome shotgun sequence contains these proteins:
- the TBRG4 gene encoding FAST kinase domain-containing protein 4 encodes the protein MAAHLVKRCTCLLREAVRLSPALSPAGQLRLAGVARKTLTLSATSPNSQSPGPLSQLVEKERVFTPYPERQEVDQLIENATQPEEVLELLGGGHCLHQNHSALMIIQIARLLSKKPEDKALLFQDARFQQLLHLASSQITTIWNVNLVKLLQSLYTLGLPVDSKELQSVEQEVRWRTRRLKYKHLAFLAESCVLHTQEESPRELLADLLLQLERRWAEIEDTRTLVTILTKTGHLSKPLMNRLEDKCLELVEQFGPEELRKVLVTLATQNRRSVPLLRAISYHLVQKPFSLTKSVLLDLAFAYGKLNFHQTQVFQRLAADLLPHVPNMMPSEVVRCAKSFSLLKWLNLPLFEAFAQHMLNRAPSLTLPHLCNILLSFARLNFHPEQEDQFFSLVHKELEVGLADLSPALQVDVVWSLCILQQVREAELQAVLCPELHGQFLDNKSPQDQSTFQKLLHINATAWLEHPEYTGPLLPTVALASSTVASDRKVTPLERELQDTLKELMGNTRNGDFTVATQYGWVLDAEVLLDADGHFLPLRDFMAPHLTQPSGSQPLPPGAKRLAFLRWEFPNFNSRSKNLLGRFVLARRHLLAAGFLVVDVPFYEWVELKSEWQKGAYLKDKMRKTMAQELAK